One segment of Candidatus Blochmannia ocreatus DNA contains the following:
- the pmbA gene encoding metalloprotease PmbA — translation MHHTHDITQQCNSLKETVNHALNIAHKYSNTAEISITKTIGITISTRYGNLENVEFNNNTILKVTVFCGQKKGSAFSSNLHEKTLTYTIKHAIDIATYTSLDPYSGIADKELLSFNAMHLDLCHPINLDTKLGANLAAISEQTALKYDKRIIYTEGGKFSSSLTIKAFGNSHGMLQSYTSTQHYLCCSIIAESNGIMEQNYAYTLSRSLNDLRSPEWVGTECAKRTLAQLHSKKLKTMESPILFSADMATSLFQHLATAIHGDNVYRKTTFLLNSLKTQIFPNWISIEEYPHILKGWGSAPFDNEGVQTKNRTIIKHGILNTWLLNSYSARKIGLKSTGHANNIYNWHISYKNYNFSELVKLMNRGLIVTNIMGQGVNIITGDYSKGVSGFWVENGNIQYPVHEITIAGNLRKMFYNIDSIGCDIETRGNIICGSVLISSMMIAGI, via the coding sequence ATGCATCATACACATGATATAACACAACAATGCAACTCTTTAAAAGAAACAGTAAACCATGCACTAAATATAGCGCACAAATATTCAAATACAGCAGAAATATCAATTACCAAAACTATAGGTATTACTATAAGTACTAGATACGGTAACTTAGAAAACGTAGAATTTAATAATAATACCATATTAAAAGTTACCGTATTTTGCGGGCAAAAAAAAGGCAGTGCTTTCTCAAGCAATCTCCACGAAAAAACATTAACATACACAATTAAACATGCGATAGATATTGCCACTTATACTTCCTTAGATCCATATTCAGGAATTGCTGATAAAGAATTATTATCGTTCAACGCTATGCATTTAGATTTATGTCATCCAATTAATTTAGACACTAAATTAGGAGCCAATTTAGCTGCTATTTCAGAACAAACAGCATTAAAATATGACAAACGTATTATTTATACTGAAGGGGGAAAATTTTCTAGTTCCCTTACCATTAAAGCATTTGGCAACAGCCATGGTATGCTACAAAGTTACACAAGTACTCAACATTATCTATGTTGTAGTATAATAGCTGAAAGTAACGGTATTATGGAACAAAATTATGCTTATACATTAAGTCGATCCTTAAATGATTTACGTTCACCTGAATGGGTTGGAACAGAATGCGCTAAAAGAACACTAGCTCAATTGCACTCTAAAAAATTAAAAACTATGGAATCTCCAATATTATTTTCTGCAGATATGGCTACAAGTCTATTCCAACACTTAGCAACAGCTATTCATGGAGATAACGTATATCGTAAAACCACATTTTTATTAAATTCATTAAAAACACAAATCTTTCCTAATTGGATATCAATTGAAGAATACCCACATATATTAAAAGGGTGGGGATCCGCGCCATTTGATAATGAAGGAGTACAAACAAAAAATCGTACTATTATAAAACATGGTATATTAAATACTTGGTTGTTAAATAGTTATTCTGCCCGTAAAATAGGATTAAAAAGCACTGGCCATGCTAATAACATCTATAATTGGCATATTAGTTATAAAAATTATAATTTTTCAGAATTAGTAAAGCTTATGAACCGTGGATTAATTGTTACTAATATAATGGGTCAAGGTGTTAATATAATAACTGGCGATTATTCAAAAGGTGTATCAGGTTTTTGGGTAGAAAATGGAAATATCCAATATCCAGTACACGAAATTACTATAGCTGGTAATTTAAGAAAAATGTTTTATAATATTGATTCCATTGGATGTGATATTGAAACACGTGGAAATATCATATGCGGATCCGTACTTATATCATCCATGATGATAGCAGGTATCTAA